From Rutidosis leptorrhynchoides isolate AG116_Rl617_1_P2 chromosome 3, CSIRO_AGI_Rlap_v1, whole genome shotgun sequence, a single genomic window includes:
- the LOC139899049 gene encoding uncharacterized protein, with product MNIGKYYYADVQLRAKINIVGKIAKLIYGDRFSCGKLFYETCFGYFLFTDCKFREPSLIHFMISNLVHVNRKTEELIFEVAGKKLFFGPEEFMLITGLQFEKVLRIPGIGGGQFRKRVFAFVDKKRYVLVYDLIHAFERHYDYADDDVVRICLLLVLVHGFIDSYAEFVVDDELLRLVEDLNAWNSFPWGNYVWHHTFRQLSQCPRRHVTFYPDTPTKNPVYGLQGFIPAFKIWIFEVLPFISRYATKDRCDHHPRILDWKQTEEIGWVRCVELEKMSMESEYRPRPMVATPLEIKRDYYKYSMLFLAGESEAELLAKFERRINDVSRRPKKAKFRNIPELFEFLWEKAYPTIMWPDGVVVRLKDDEKDDYHDDGANINVDHQDEDRNLDISDEALSQLFDAFENNPTKFTTDVAKKNTVSIEQSDLDLLRDLQDWDGNDNDESLICENAEKRYVLVEDTALEFYNNGKSETITLNGITKRADRYCINKGCDWRINTKRSNHGDPFEVTGMNDTHSCSKTQIKTKHRNPYKDVLGDMLVQKLKDLNRVYRPKDIIDDICELYHIKISYQQAWRGRECALEKLRGGHAESFNKLPYYFYNLKLKNPGTFTEIKTDQYGRFDMCFMMLGVSIRTFRKNLRPLIIVDGAYLKGKYKGSNLIAVGMDGNNSIVPLAYGICSGESGITWTWFMSKLKQCIGEVPELVFISDRHLGIAQGVSKVFPKAFHGICCRHLLMNINLPKKEDWIFWKICKAHKVTEFNFFMEQLLNIDPKAYEKLNKVRFERWSRAHCPVNRYNYLTSNCVESVNSLSVSARKMPITMIMEFFRGLVQRWSFERREKGANYEKLGHILTPKAETKIYKRIRKSNMWQVHGISSTRYQVYDGRYNCLVDLERRECECKKWKHSGLPCGHVIAVCKENDIGNCADLAKHWFTLENYQATYVEETIFVGDVRDWVIPDNFQVVLPPITNKRNAGRPKKTTRIPSQGERIKIKVCRRCGADDHESSQCRVSMTSTKSSLFSTVDLNEP from the exons ATGAATATA GGAAAATACTATTATGCGGATGTTCAACTAAGAGCTAAGATCAACATTGTCGGTAAAATAGCGAAGTTAATCTATGGTGATAGGTTTAGTTGTGGGAAGCTGTTTTATGAAACATGTTTCGGGTATTTCTTGTTTACGGATTGCAAATTTCGAGAACCTTCGTTGATACATTTTATGATTTCTAATTTAGTTCATGTTAATCGTAAGACAGAAGAGTTAATTTTTGAGGTTGCCGGGAAAAAACTATTTTTTGGCCCGGaggaattcatgttaattactggTTTGCAATTTGAAAAGGTTCTTAGAATTCCAGGAATTGGTGGCGGACAGTTTAGAAAACGGGTCTTCGCATTTGTGGATAAGAAACGTTACGTACTCGTGTATGATCTTATACATGCTTTTGAACGTCATTATGATTACGCAGATGATGATGTAGTTCGAATTTGTTTGTTATTGGTTTTGGTTCATGGTTTTATTGATTCTTACGCCGAGTTTGTTGTTGATGATGAGTTATTGAGACTAGTTGAAGATTTGAATGCGTGGAATAGTTTTCCTTGGGGTAACTATGTTTGGCATCACACTTTCAGACAACTGTCTCAATGTCCTAGACGTCATGTAACGTTTTATCCTGACACACCTACAAAAAATCCGGTCTACGGTCTTCAAGGCTTTATCCCAGCCTTCAAG ATATGGATTTTTGAAGTGCTTCCGTTTATAAGTCGATATGCTACAAAGGACCGATGTGATCATCATCCTCGAATTCTTGATTGGAAACAAACGGAAGAAATTGGTTGGGTACGATGTGTAGAGTTGGAAAAGATGTCTATGGAG AGCGAGTATAGACCGAGACCCATGGTGGCGACGCCTCTTGAAATAAAACGTGATTACTATAAGTATAGCATGCTGTTTTTAGCCGGCGAAAGTGAAGCAGAATTACTAGCTAAATTTGAACGTCGCATCAATGATGTGAGTAGAAGGCCTAAAAAAGCGAAATTCAGGAACATCCCGGAGCTTTTTGAG TTTCTTTGGGAGAAAGCGTACCCGACTATAATGTGGCCTGACGGTGTAGTAGTAAGGTTGAAAGATGATGAAAAGGATGATTATCACGATGATGGTGCTAATATTAATGTCGACCATCAAGATGAAGATAGGAATTTGGATATTTCCGATGAAGCCTTGTCTCAACTTTTTGATGCTTTTGAAAACAATCCAACGAAATTTACCACCGACGTTGCGAAAAAAAACACTGTCTCAATTGAACAGTCTGATTTAGACCTACTAAGGGATTTACAAGATTGGGATGGTAATGATAACGATGAA tcACTCATTTGCGAGAATGCGGAGAAAAGATATGTTTTGGTTGAAGACACAGCACTGGAGTTTTACAATAACGGAAAATCAGAAACTATAACATTAAATGGAATAACTAAGCGTGCTGATCGTTATTGCATTAATAAAGGATGTGACTGGAGGATAAACACTAAACGTTCAAATCATGGAGATCCTTTTGAAGTTACCGGCATGAATGACACACATAGTTGTTCAAAGACCCAAATCAAAACCAAACATCGTAACCCATACAAAGATGTATTGGGTGATATGTTGGTGCAAAAGTTGAAAGATCTAAACAGAGTATATAGGCCAAAGGATATAATTGATGACATATGTGAGCTTTATCACATTAAGATATCTTATCAGCAAGCTTGGCGCGGTAGGGAATGTGCTTTGGAAAAGTTGAGAGGTGGTCACGCGGAATCGTTCAACAAGCTTCCGTATTACTTTTATAACCTCAAGTTAAAAAATCCAGGAACATTCACCGAAATAAAGACGGATCAATATGGCCGATTTGATATGTGTTTCATGATGCTGGGTGTTTCg ATACGGACGTTTCGGAAAAATCTAAGACCTCTAATCATTGTTGACGGGGCATACTTAAAGGGTAAATATAAGGGTTCAAATTTGATTGCTGTGGGAATGGATGGGAACAATAGTATTGTCCCACTCGCTTACGGGATTTGTTCCGGTGAGTCCGGTATAACCTGGACTTGGTTTATGAGTAAGTTAAAACAATGCATAGGAGAGGTTCCAGAATTAGTTTTCATTTCCGATAGACATTTAGGTATTGCACAAGGTGTTAGTAAAGTCTTTCCAAAGGCTTTTCATGGTATTTGTTGTCGTCATTTATTGATGAACATTAACTTACCAAAGAAAGAAGATTGGATCTTTTGGAAAATATGCAAAGCTCATAAAGTTACCGAATTTAATTTTTTTATGGAACAACTTCTTAACATCGATCCAAAGGCATATGAAAAGCTTAACAAAGTGCGCTTTGAAAGATGGAGCAGGGCTCATTGCCCTGTAAACAGGTATAACTACTTAACCTCTAATTGTGTTGAGTCAGTAAATTCGTTATCCGTTTCAGCACGCAAAATGCCTATTACAATGATAATGGAGTTTTTTAGAGGTTTGGTACAAAGGTGGTCTTTCGAAAGACGCGAAAAAGGAG CAAATTACGAAAAACTTGGTCATATACTTACACCAAAGGCTGAGACAAAGATTTACAAGAGAATACGTAAATCAAACATGTGGCAAGTGCATGGGATTAGCTCAACTCGTTACCAAGTCTATGATGGAAGATATAATTGTCTTGTTGACTTGGAACGTAGAGAATGTGAGTGTAAAAAATGGAAACACTCCGGCTTACCATGTGGTCACGTCATAGCGGTGTGTAAGGAAAATGATATAGGAAACTGTGCTGACTTGGCAAAACATTGGTTCACGCTCGAAAATTATCAAGCAACCTATGTAGAGGAAACTATTTTTGTAGGTGACGTTCGCGATTGGGTTATCCCGGATAACTTCCAAGTAGTGTTACCTCCTATTACAAACAAGCGCAATGCCGGTAGACCGAAGAAAACGACCCGAATTCCATCACAAGGCGAGAGGATTAAAATAAAGGTTTGTAGGCGATGTGGTGCTGACGATCATGAAAGCAGTCAATGTCGTGTCTCCATGACTTCAACAAAGTCCTCTTTATTTTCCACAGTTGATTTGAATGAACCATAA